In Plasmodium sp. gorilla clade G2 genome assembly, contig: PADLG01_00_5, whole genome shotgun sequence, one DNA window encodes the following:
- a CDS encoding serine repeat antigen 5, putative has product MKSYISLLFILCVIFNKNIIKCTTGSESGSGGGSPAGSAGVSENGSRGQRSATSPEQGEEQSPSGGSVQRQEQGAGQSSNEVSGDASVQKTVTSSVTPSPTTPSENKNSILVKSALLKDYMGVKVTGPCNENFVIKKKYVKEESEGTNGEKNPSTGTVEAQDESGPTTRVDSSESSSSRSDSSGRSNSGTGSSGSSGSGNSNNGQAVSSNDSNQNNRNLHNICATGKTFKFVVYIKENTLILKWKVYGKEESNE; this is encoded by the exons atgaagTCATATATTTCCTTGTTATTCATATTGT GTGTTATatttaacaaaaatattataaaatgtacAACAGGAAGTGAAAGCGGAAGTGGAGGAGGAAGTCCAGCCGGAAGTGCAGGTGTAAGTGAAAACGGTAGTAGGGGACAAAGATCAGCAACAAGCCCAGAACAAGGTGAAGAACAAAGTCCAAGCGGTGGTTCAGTACAAAGGCAAGAACAAGGTGCAGGACAAAGTTCAAATGAAGTTTCAGGAGATGCTTCAGTACAAAAGACAGTTACTTCATCAGTAACACCATCTCCAACCACTCCttcagaaaataaaaattccaTTTTGGTAAAATCTGCTTTATTAAAAGATTATATGGGTGTAAAAGTTACTGGTCCATGTAACGAAAATTTTGTTAT aaaaaaaaaatatgtaaaagaaGAATCAGAAGGTACAAATGGAGAAAAAAATCCAAGTACAGGAACCGTTGAAGCACAAGATGAATCAGGTCCGACTACACGTGTAGATTCAAGTGAAAGTTCCAGTTCAAGATCAGACTCAAGTGGACGTTCTAATTCCGGAACAGGCTCAAGTGGAAGTTCAGGTTCAGGAAATTCAAACAATGGTCAAGCTGTATCAAGTAACGATTCTAACCAAAATAACAGaaatttacataatatatgtgCAACAGGAAAAACGTTCAAATTTGTAGTATATATTAAGGAAAATACATTAATACTTAAATGGAAAGTATACGGAAAGGAGGAAAGTAATgaataa
- a CDS encoding serine repeat antigen 5, putative, whose protein sequence is MINEKESPITSILIHSYKEHNETNLIESKNYVLRSDVPEKCDALASNCFLSGNFNIEKCFQCALLVEPEKNKDECFKYLSEDIRNKFTEIKAETEDDDEDDYTEYKLTRIY, encoded by the exons AtgataaatgaaaaagaaagcCCAATTACTAGTATACTAATACATTCATACAAAGAACATAATGAGACAAACTTAATAGAAAGTAAAAACTATGTGTTAAGATCAGACGTTCCAG aaaaatGTGATGCTTTAGCTTCTAACTGCTTTTTAAGTGgtaattttaatattgaaaaatgCTTTCAATGCGCCCTTTTAGTAGAACccgaaaaaaataaagatgaatGTTTCAAATACTTATCTGAAGATATTAGAAATAAATTCACCGAAATAAAAGCTGAGAcagaagatgatgatgaagatgattaTACTGAATATAAATTAACCCGAAtctattga